In Prunus dulcis chromosome 1, ALMONDv2, whole genome shotgun sequence, the following are encoded in one genomic region:
- the LOC117617784 gene encoding uncharacterized protein LOC117617784, with product MITRSNLAEQLREYQIRSKHDWASVSFFSSTSNHTLSRVDVVLFVIWELVILAFLVFSAVSLYFRHMQLAFLLLCIAMLLLLCIKITKQVRLARKKKRRMLLPLSM from the exons ATGATAACGCGATCGAATCTGGCAGAGCAGTTGAGAGAGTATCAGATTCGATCGAAGCATGACTGGGCCTCCGtctccttcttctcctccacCTCTAATCATACTTTATCAAG GGTGGATGTTGTGCTCTTTGTAATATGGGAACTGGTAATCCTTGctttcttggttttttcagctgtttctttatattttaggCATATGCAACTTGCTTTTCTCTTACTATGCATAGCaatgcttttgcttttgtgcaTAAAAATTACCAAGCAAGTGAGATTGGCAAGGAAAAAGAAACGAAGGATGCTTCTTCCCTTATCTATGTAA
- the LOC117617610 gene encoding lysine-specific histone demethylase 1 homolog 1, whose amino-acid sequence METTDPSDNLPNDVVFDESSPETDLTLSGSTPQDNHHSQNHSSENPSAPPRTTLDAPVSDSQDDSSEPIPEGEDSLLDQQGLPNPAEPGPAEPGPPAKRRRRRKKFFTELNSTPSLAKNRRTDLNKDVDVEALIAISVGFPVDSLTEEEIEANVVPTIGGVEQANYIVVRNHILARWRSNVSFWLTRELALESIRLEHKGLVDSAYDFLVEHGYINFGLAPAVKEAKLNSFDGVERGNVVIVGAGLAGLVAARQLVFLGFKVVVLEGRNRPGGRVKTRKMKGEGVEAAADLGGSVLTGINGNPLGVLARQLGLPLHKVRDICPLYLPDGKAVNSEIDSRIEASFNKLLDRVCKLRHAMIEEVKSVDVSLGTALEAFRRAYSVAQDPQERMLLDWHLANLEYANASLMSNLSMAYWDQDDPYEMGGDHCFIPGGNETFVRSLSEGLPIFYERTVQSIRYGSDGVLVYANGQEFRGDMVLCTVPLGVLKKGSIEFVPELPQRKKDAIQSLGFGLLNKVAILFPYNFWGGDIDTFGHLTEDPSMRGEFFLFYSYSSVSGGPLLVALVAGDAAIKFELMSPVESVNRVLEILRGIFNPKGIAVPDPIQAVCTRWGKDAFAYGSYSYVAVGSSGDDYDILAESIGDGRVFFAGEATNKQYPATMHGALLSGMREAANILRVAKRRSIIPSEKLNNVYGAESNDLNKLFDTPDLTFGSFSVLFDPRSNEVDSSNSLLRVKFGGKYLDVGCLSLCLYGLISRNQAIKLSEEEGEENRMRMLNQEFGVRLVGRKGLSGAGESLITNIRSAKSNLEDGGIQR is encoded by the coding sequence ATGGAAACAACGGACCCTTCCGATAATCTTCCTAACGACGTCGTCTTCGACGAGTCATCGCCGGAAACCGACCTAACACTCTCAGGCTCAACCCCTCAAGACAATCACCATTCCCAAAACCACTCGTCGGAAAACCCGTCCGCACCTCCCCGAACGACTCTTGATGCTCCGGTATCGGACTCTCAAGATGACTCGTCCGAGCCCATCCCCGAAGGCGAAGACTCCCTTCTTGATCAACAAGGCCTTCCAAACCCAGCCGAACCTGGTCCAGCCGAGCCCGGTCCGCCGGCCAAGAGACGTCGTCGCAGGAAGAAGTTCTTTACGGAGCTCAACAGCACTCCGTCGTTGGCTAAGAACCGACGGACCGACCTCAACAAAGACGTTGACGTAGAAGCCCTAATCGCAATCTCAGTGGGATTTCCGGTCGACTCGCTCACGGAGGAGGAGATCGAGGCAAACGTGGTCCCTACCATTGGCGGCGTTGAGCAAGCCAACTATATCGTCGTGCGGAACCACATTTTGGCTCGGTGGAGGTCCAATGTCTCTTTCTGGTTGACCCGGGAGCTGGCGCTGGAGTCGATTCGCTTGGAGCACAAAGGCCTGGTCGACTCAGCTTACGACTTTCTGGTGGAGCACGGCTACATCAACTTTGGGCTTGCACCGGCGGTTAAAGAAGCCAAATTGAATTCCTTTGATGGGGTCGAGAGGGGCAATGTGGTCATTGTGGGGGCTGGTTTGGCCGGTTTGGTAGCGGCGAGGCAACTGGTGTTCTTGGGCTTCAAAGTTGTGGTCTTGGAAGGTAGGAACAGGCCTGGTGGGCGCGTGAAGACAAGGAAAATGAAAGGCGAGGGCGTGGAGGCTGCAGCGGATCTCGGTGGGAGTGTCCTCACCGGAATCAATGGAAACCCGTTAGGGGTTTTAGCTAGGCAACTGGGTTTGCCTCTTCATAAGGTGAGGGACATTTGCCCGCTCTATTTACCAGATGGGAAAGCAGTGAATTCTGAAATTGATTCTAGGATAGAGGCTTCTTTTAATAAGTTGTTAGATAGAGTGTGTAAGCTAAGGCACGCAATGATCGAGGAAGTTAAGTCCGTAGATGTTTCCTTAGGGACTGCACTCGAAGCTTTTCGACGTGCTTATAGTGTTGCCCAAGACCCGCAGGAGCGTATGCTCTTGGATTGGCATCTGGCTAACTTGGAATATGCAAATGCTTCCTTAATGTCCAATTTGTCCATGGCCTATTGGGATCAGGATGATCCCTATGAGATGGGTGGTGACCATTGTTTTATTCCGGGAGGCAATGAGACCTTTGTGCGATCCCTTTCAGAGGGCCTTCCAATCTTCTATGAAAGGACTGTGCAAAGTATTAGGTACGGCTCTGATGGGGTTTTGGTTTACGCAAATGGTCAGGAGTTTCGCGGGGACATGGTTCTTTGCACGGTCCCATTAGGTGTGCTTAAGAAGGGTTCCATTGAATTTGTCCCAGAGCTTCCacaaaggaagaaagatgcAATTCAGAGTTTAGGATTTGGATTATTGAATAAGGTTGCCATACTATTCCCTTATAATTTTTGGGGTGGAGATATTGATACTTTTGGGCATTTGACTGAGGATCCGAGTATGAGAGGTGAGTTCTTTCTGTTTTATAGCTACTCTTCTGTATCAGGAGGGCCTCTTCTGGTTGCTCTTGTTGCTGGAGATGCTGCCATTAAGTTTGAGTTGATGTCTCCTGTGGAGTCTGTGAATAGGGTGTTGGAGATATTAAGGGGTATTTTCAACCCAAAAGGGATTGCTGTTCCAGACCCTATTCAGGCAGTGTGCACTAGGTGGGGGAAGGATGCCTTTGCATATGGTTCTTATTCGTATGTTGCGGTAGGGTCTTCAGGAGATGATTATGATATTCTTGCAGAGAGCATTGGGGATGGGAGAGTGTTCTTTGCTGGAGAGGCCACTAACAAGCAGTATCCAGCAACAATGCATGGAGCCTTACTCAGTGGAATGAGAGAGGCTGCTAATATACTGAGAGTGGCGAAAAGGAGGTCAATTATCCCAtcagaaaaattaaacaatgtTTATGGGGCGGAAAGCAACgatttgaataaattatttgACACCCCTGACCTAACATTTGGGAGCTTCTCTGTTTTGTTTGACCCCAGGTCAAATGAGGTTGATTCTAGTAACTCACTGTTGAGGGTGAAATTTGGAGGGAAATATTTGGACGTGGGATGTCTCAGTCTCTGTCTGTATGGCTTAATTTCAAGGAATCAAGCCATTAAGCTGAGTGAGGAAGAAGGTGAAGAGAACAGGATGAGAATGTTAAATCAGGAATTTGGGGTGAGGTTGGTTGGGAGGAAAGGTTTAAGTGGTGCCGGGGAATCTCTAATCACCAACATTAGATCAGCAAAATCCAACCTAGAAGATGGAGGAATTCAAAGATGA
- the LOC117615789 gene encoding phosphoprotein ECPP44-like gives MAEEYNKSQDRGYEGKAGEYEEGSGARAAECGEIKDRGLFDFLGKKEAEKPQEEVIVTEFEKVKVSDHEAPHPHHHEPESYKVEQEEDKEKKHGSLLEKLHRSDSSSSSSSDEEEGEGGEKKKKKKEKKGLKEKICGDHDQKVEDTAVPVEKIYEEPTLEEKKEEEKKGFLEKIKGKLPGQQKKTEEIPASYDDQQCHDQHAEPAEPAVVGCEPKEKKGILEKIKEKIPGYHPKTEEEKEAIKEKEKEKETSSY, from the exons ATGGCAGAGGAGTACAACAAAAGCCAAGATCGTGGCTATGAAGGGAAGGCTGGTGAATATGAGGAGGGATCAGGCGCGCGCGCAGCTGAATGTGGTGAGATCAAGGATCGGGGCTTGTTTGATTTCCTGGGGAAGAAAGAGGCGGAGAAGCCTCAGGAGGAGGTGATCGTCACTGAGTTTGAGAAGGTCAAAGTGTCTGATCACGAGGCacctcatcctcatcatcatgaACCAGAGTCATACAAAGTAGAACAAGAGGAGGATAAGGAGAAGAAGCACGGTAGTCTTTTGGAGAAGCTTCACCGATCCGACAGCAGCTCTAGCTCT TCGAGCGATGAAGAGGAAGGTGaaggaggagagaaaaagaagaagaagaaagaaaagaagggacTGAAGGAGAAGATCTGTGGTGATCATGATCAGAAGGTGGAGGACACAGCCGTCCCAGTGGAGAAGATCTACGAGGAGCCAACTcttgaagagaagaaagaggaagagaagaagggTTTCCTTGAGAAAATAAAGGGAAAGCTACCAGGGCAGCAGAAGAAGACAGAAGAGATTCCAGCTTCGTATGATGATCAGCAGTGTCATGATCAGCATGCTGAGCCCGCTGAGCCTGCAGTTGTAGGTTGCGAGCCCAAGGAGAAGAAGGGTATCTTGGAGAAGATCAAGGAAAAGATTCCTGGTTACCACCCTAAGACGGAGGAAGAAAAGGAGGCCatcaaggagaaggagaaggaaaaggaaacgTCTTcctattaa